A stretch of DNA from Coriobacteriia bacterium:
CAACGGCACGAACACCACGTCCGCGTCGAACCGCTCGATCATGTAGTCCGCCGCTCCCGCCAGCTGCGCGTGGTAGACTTCGACGTCGATGTCGGGCGCAGCGGGACCGGGCTCGCGCACGGACATGCCCACCACCCGTTCCTTGTCGGTGAGGCCCTCCCGGGTGAGCGCGTCATCCGGCAGCGGTTCCGGCTTCAGCAGCAGCGCGGGGTCGGCGGTCACCAGCACCCGTCCGTCGACGCCGAGCTTCTCCAGTGCGTGGCGTGAGCGAAGATCGCGCACGGTGATCGCGTCCGCCTGCAACAGCGCCTGGGTCAGTGCCCGCTTGATCGAGGAGTCGGCCAGGGGCCCGACACCCACGGCGTACACCATGACCCGCACGCCGGCCTCCAGGGCGAGCTGCATCTCGCGAAGGTGCTCCTGGAGCCAGTAGTCGTACAGGATCCCGCCCCCGCCGACGATCAGCAGGTCCAGTCCCTCGATCTCGGACAGGAGGTCGTCGCGGCCCACGCCGACGTTGTACGGCGCGCGTTCGACCCCGTGCCGCGTCAGCGTGTCCTCGGGGTCCGGCGTGAAGACCGAGATCTCCACTCCGGGCAGCGAGGCCCGCAGTTGTGTGACCATGCTGGCCAGGATCGCCTCGTCGCCGAGGTTGCACCCGCCGTAAGAGCCGGTGATGCCGACGCGCGCCATCGGCCCTCCCCTCCGGCCTGCTGCCGGTTCTCGCGTCGCACGGTCTGAGCC
This window harbors:
- a CDS encoding polysaccharide pyruvyl transferase family protein, which encodes MARVGITGSYGGCNLGDEAILASMVTQLRASLPGVEISVFTPDPEDTLTRHGVERAPYNVGVGRDDLLSEIEGLDLLIVGGGGILYDYWLQEHLREMQLALEAGVRVMVYAVGVGPLADSSIKRALTQALLQADAITVRDLRSRHALEKLGVDGRVLVTADPALLLKPEPLPDDALTREGLTDKERVVGMSVREPGPAAPDIDVEVYHAQLAGAADYMIERFDADVVFVPLEPQVQDVRHSHAVISKMQRPQRASVLKGEYSSQQLLSLVRHLNFAVGMRLHFLIFAALQRVPFVALPYASKVMGFVEELQMETPPLQNLSIGQLLAYIDRSWDRQEALRSLVDRGLPQLQERARDNNRLVIQVLEGVVTSTEKAGAAP